Genomic window (Tardiphaga sp. vice304):
AGCTGGCCTACGACAAGACCTATCCGGTCGGCACCCAGGACCTCAGCCCGATCATCAACGAGGTGAAGGCGCTGAACCCCGACGTCTTCATTGCCTTCAGCTATCCGCCGGATACGATTGCGATCACCGAGCAGTCGCGCATCGCGGGCTTCAATCCGAAAGTGTTCTATACCGGCGTCGGCACGGCGTTTCCGCTGTTCAAGCAGAAGTTCGGCGCCAATGCGGAAGGCGTGATGGGGATCGGCGGCTGGAGCGGAGACAGCCAGGCGATCAAGGACTATCTGGCGCGCCACAAGGCCTCCGCCGCCAACGGCGCCGAGCCCGACCGCTGGGCCAGCGCGGTGACCTATGCCAGCCTGCAGATGTTGCAGCAGGCGATCGAGCGCGTCGGCAAGATCGACCGCGCCGCGGTCATCAAGGACCTGCAGACCGGCACGTTCGATACCGTGATCGGCAAGGTCAAGCTCGAGAACAACATGCCGACGCAATACTGGTGGGTCGGGCAATGGCAGGACGGCGACTTCTACGGCGTCGGGCCATCGACCAACGAAGGCGCCCGCGCGCCGATCCTGCCGAAGCCGGCGTGGAAGGCGCCGTGATCGCCGGAAATCGGCGGCCGGACTGAGGGAATGACCAATGCAGTTCTCACCGGCCTCGTGCTGGGCGGTATGTATGCGCTGATCGCGATGGGACTGACGCTGCAATATGGCGTCGCGCGGATCATGAACCTGTCCTACGGCGAATTCCTGATCGCCGCCGCCTTCGCGTCGTACTGGCTGTTCACCGGCTGGGCGCTCAATCCGCTGCTGGGCCTGTTACTCGTCATTCCCCTCAGCTTCGCCGCGAGCTGGCTGCTGTACCGCGTGCTGCTGACCCCCTTGGTGCGCCGTGCGAAGACCCGCGACGCGCTGGAGGTCGACAGCATCCTGGCCACGTTCGGCATGATGTTCATCGTGCAGGGCATCATGCTGACGATGTTCGGCGGTGCCTATTTCAGCTACTCGTTCCTCGCCGTGCCGGTGACGGTGGTGGGTGAGGTGATTGCGCTGAACCGGATGCTGGCCTTCGGCCTCGCGGTGGTCGTCGGCCTTGCGCTGTATCTCACGTTGACGCGGACCCGGATCGGCACCGCGATCCGGGCGGTGGCAGTCGATCCCGTGGCGGCGCAGCTGGTTGCGATCGACGTGACGAAGACAGCGGCACTCGCTTTCGCGCTCGGCGGCGCGCTGGTCGCGGCGGCCGGTGTGCTGATCAGCATGTTCCTGACCTTCAGCGCCACGTCCGGCGTGGTGTTCACCATGAAGGCCCTGATCGTGGTGGTGATGGGCGGCGTCGGCAATCTGCTCGGCTGCCTTGTCGCCGGCCTGGCACTCGGCCTCAGCGAGGCGCTGGTCGCCACCTATGTCGATCCCGGCCTGACGCTGGCGGTCAATTTTGCGCTGTTCCTCGGCGTGCTGCTGGTGAAGCCCGCCGGCCTGTTCGGGCGGGTGCAACGATGACAGCATCTCAAGTTGCGGCCGCCCTCGCCGGCCTTGCCGCCATTGCTGCGCTGGCCTTCGTTCCCAGCCTGGTCGATGCCTATTATCTCTCCCTGGCCATCAGCCTGCTGCAGTTCACCGTGCTGGCGACCGCCTGGGGGATGTTCTCCGGGCCGACCCGCTACGTCTCGCTGGCGACCACCGCCTTCTTCGGCGTCGGCGCCTATACCGTGGCGGTGCTCGGCGAGCAGCTGCCGTGGTCGCTGGTATTGCTGGTGGCCGCCGGCATTGGCGCCGCGATGGCAGTGCTCGTCGGCCTCTCGACGTTGCGGCTGAGCGGCGTGCATTTCGTCATTTTCACCTTCGGTCTCGCCGAACTCATTCGCCAGATCGTGGTCTGGTACGAGGTCAACATCTCGCGCGTGCTCGGCCGCTATGTGTTCGTCGACATCACCCCGGCCGACATCTACTGGCAGTTGCTCGCCCTGTGCGTCGTGGTGTTCGCCACCGGCTACCTGATTGCACGATCGCGCTTCGGCTTTGCTTTGCGCATCATCGGCGAGGATGAGACCGTGGCGCGGCATTGCGGCATCAATGTCACCGTCGCCAAGGTCGCGCTGTTCGCCATCACCGCGACCTTCATGACGCTGGTCGGGGCGATCATGTCGCCGCGCTGGACCTATATCGAACCGTCGATCGCATTCAATGCCACCATCTCGTTCGAAGTGGTGATCATGGCGCTGCTCGGCGGCGCGCACCGATTGTGGGGCCCGGCGCTCGGCGCGATTCCACTGACGCTCTTGTTTGAGTTTCTCTCGGCGCGCTTTCCCGCGACCTCGACCCTGATGATGGGCGTGGTGTTCCTGCTGATCGTCTATGCGCTGCCATCCGGCGTGGCCGGCCTGTGGGAGCGGCTCCGCGCCTGGCGGCCAGCGCGCCCGCAAGTGCGGAGCGCCGGGGCATGAGCGAAATCGACGCCGCGCCGGCGCTCGCCATCGAAGGCCTGACCAAAGCTTTCGGCGGGCTGATCGCCGTCAATAAGCTCGACCTCGTGGTCGGGCGCGGCGAGATCGTCGGCCTGCTCGGCCCGAATGGTTCCGGCAAGACCACCGCGCTCAATCTGATTTCCGGCGTGCTACAGCCGAACGCCGGCCAGATCTACTTCGCCGGCCACGACGTCGCCGGCTGGCCGACGCATCGCGTGGCCCGGCTTGGGCTGGCGCGGACGTTCCAGCTCGTGCGGCTGCTCGACGGCATGAGTTGCGCGGAGAATGTCCGCGCCGGCCTGGCGTTTCATCGGCCATTGTTGACGCGCGCCGAACTCGA
Coding sequences:
- a CDS encoding branched-chain amino acid ABC transporter permease → MTNAVLTGLVLGGMYALIAMGLTLQYGVARIMNLSYGEFLIAAAFASYWLFTGWALNPLLGLLLVIPLSFAASWLLYRVLLTPLVRRAKTRDALEVDSILATFGMMFIVQGIMLTMFGGAYFSYSFLAVPVTVVGEVIALNRMLAFGLAVVVGLALYLTLTRTRIGTAIRAVAVDPVAAQLVAIDVTKTAALAFALGGALVAAAGVLISMFLTFSATSGVVFTMKALIVVVMGGVGNLLGCLVAGLALGLSEALVATYVDPGLTLAVNFALFLGVLLVKPAGLFGRVQR
- a CDS encoding branched-chain amino acid ABC transporter permease, yielding MTASQVAAALAGLAAIAALAFVPSLVDAYYLSLAISLLQFTVLATAWGMFSGPTRYVSLATTAFFGVGAYTVAVLGEQLPWSLVLLVAAGIGAAMAVLVGLSTLRLSGVHFVIFTFGLAELIRQIVVWYEVNISRVLGRYVFVDITPADIYWQLLALCVVVFATGYLIARSRFGFALRIIGEDETVARHCGINVTVAKVALFAITATFMTLVGAIMSPRWTYIEPSIAFNATISFEVVIMALLGGAHRLWGPALGAIPLTLLFEFLSARFPATSTLMMGVVFLLIVYALPSGVAGLWERLRAWRPARPQVRSAGA